The Ignavibacteriales bacterium genome contains the following window.
GGTGGAGCTCCAGCTTCATGCATTGCCAAATGGAATGGGACGAACTGGGAGGAGCTAGGCACTGGAATTAATAATTTTGTAAATGCTTTGGCTGTAGTAGGCATGAATCTCTATGCTGGAGGTACATTTACTAATGCAGGAGGGATAATATCAAGATACATAGCTAAATGGGATGGATCTAATTGGTCGTCAATTGGTTATGGTGTCGGCGCTCTTGTAAATGCTCTCGCAGTATCGGGAGAGGATCTTTATGTCGGTGGTGAGTTTGGTTATGTCGGCGGTGAGTTTTGGACGACAGAGGCGGTGCAGGCTAGATATATTGCGAAGTGGAGTAATTCGAGTTGGTCGGTTGTACATGAGAATATAGGTACTTACGCAGGTATTGATAAGAATGGAGGCTATAACTCGTATGTATATACCATGACATCAAAAGGGAATGAACTATACGTTGGTGGTAGTTTCGATCTTGCAGGCGGAGTGAAAGTGAAAAATATTGCACAATGGGACGGAACAAACTGGTTTCCCTTAGGAACAGGTGTTAATGGCGATGTAAGGGCATTAGCAGTAATTGGAACAGATCTTTATGTCGGAGGTAATTTCGATAGTGCTGGTGGTCAAAAAGCAAAGGGAATTGCTAAATGGAATGGCTCTGGTTGGTCACCGCTCGGTGGTGGTGTTAATGGATTTGTTACAGCTTTAGTTTCAAACGGTGCTGAACTTTATGTTGCGGGAACATTCGATTCCGCAGGACATGAGAGTGCTCGAAATATTGCAAGGTGGGATGGAACAAATTGGTTTCCGATTGCAGAAGGTATACATCTCACCGGTTCTTATGGCATTCGCAGTCTAGCCGTTGTTGGTACGAATTTGTTTGCTGGAGGATCATTCGATACTGCGGGGGTTCTCCCGGCACAAAATATAGCGCGGTGGGATGGAATATCCTGGTCAGCATTAGGCACAGGAATAATTGGTGAATTTGTATCCTCGCTTGCTGTAATGGGAACAGATCTTTACGTTGGGGGAGATTTTTCAGATGCCGGTGGAGTAAATACGATATCTCTAGCTAAGTGGAATGGTCAAGATTGGTCTGCCATTGATGGAATCGAATATGAATACTCTGGATATGATTATTTAAGTGCGTTAACTGTGGTAGGGACAGATTTATATGTCGGTGGATTATTTAGACTTATCGGAAGTGCAAACTATGATCGATTGGCAAAATGGGATGGAACGAATTGGTCGGGGCTTGGTTCTGGAGTGGGTGGAGCAGTATGGGCGCTCAACAATTTTAATAATACCCTTTTTGTTGGTGGTCATTTTGATTTTGCAGGTGGTAAACCTTCTGCGAATATCGCTTGTTGGCGAGGAGTAGGTATCACCTCTATCAATGAGAGCTTTTCTATACTTCCTGAGCAATTTACACTTTCACAAAATTATCCTAACCCCTTTAATCCGACAACCACGATTAAATATCAATTACCAAGCGAAAGCCAAGTGACGCTTAAAATATATAATACACTTGGTCAGGTCGTTGTAACATTAGTAGATGAAATAGAACCTGGAGGATATAAATCGGTTGAGTGGAATGCTGATATGTTGGCAAGTGGTGTTTATTTTTGTAGGTTTGAAGCTGCTGGTGTTGGGAAACAAACTCAGTATTTTTCTTTTATTAAGAAAATGTTACTGTTGAAATAAGAATACTGGCACAATTAATCACCATCATATTAGCAGACTGCTTCATTCAACAAATCGACAATAGGGTTTTCATTAATGGGTGGATTTTCAATAGCATTATCGGATAGAGTTTATATGGATACAGATCTTGAATATACAATCGCAAACATGAAAGGAGAAAGCGGGGTTGGCGGTAATGATTTAAAAGTTGGAGGATTATTCATCGGAGCAGGCCTACATTTTGGATTGTGATAAAAACATTGTACAGATATTGTAAATCTAAGCCCTCGATATTTGAGGACTTTGTTTTTTCAATCTGGATGTTCGTGTTTCTTACCGAATGATTAAACGGATTGATGATTGTTTGGAGATAAATGGTAGAATGATTATATTTTATCTGAACATGAGTCACCTAACAGTTCACCTAACACTTTTTGGAATACAGGAAGATGTGAGTAGAAGAAAAAGGTGTAAAACAATAAGATTTCCCAATCGGGATGTAGCGCAGCCCGGCTAGCGCGCCTGCCTTGGGCGCAGGAGGTCCCGGGTTCAAATCCCGGCATCCCGACTAATATTTTTTTTATTTATTTTTTTTAAAGTAAAAAGATATTATTCTGCATATCTATCAATTCCAGATACAAATCACTTAACTTCTCAAGCTCTCATTCTCCATTTTCTCTTGTAATCTCAATAATTTGACAAAAAATAAAGGAAATGGTGATAGATATCGAATTTCGAATCAATCATCTAGCATTGAAAACCGATCAGTTTATCTTGATCAACCTATCCATTGTCATGTTCGATCATCTATAATTGTGATTTGAAGCGTGATATAGGAATTTGCTTCTTGCTTTTTTTGTTTGTTTTCGTTAATTTGCCTTTCACTAAAACAAAAGATAATCCAAAATTTATCTCTAAATTATAAAGGTTTCACTATGGCAGAAAAAAGTCGCATCTTAGTTGTCGATGATGAAGAAGCTCTCCGTACCGTATTAAGCAGCGAACTTGTGAATGCGGGTTATGAGGTTGATACAGCATCGGATGGTGATGATGCGATATCGGTAGTTCAAAATAAGAGATTCAATCTTGTACTGCTCGATATCAAGATGCCCAAAGTTGACGGCTTCGAGGTTTTAAAGTTCATCAAAAAGAATTTGCCCACTACGAAAGTTATAATGCTCACCGGCTTTGCCGATCTGAAGAACGCTATCGAATCTAAAAAGCATGGAGCCGAAGATTTTGTTAGTAAACCGTACGATCTTGTTGACCTACTGACAACGATCGAACGGGTGTTAACAGAATAATCTTTAAATCTGCAAATGGCTCAGCGGTACAAAATTCTTATCGTTGATGATGAAGTAGCTCTGATAACGTTATTGAAAGAGGAACTGCAGGATGCGGGCGGTTACGAAGTAGATCTTGCATTCGACGGTGTTGAAGCCATCAATCTCATTCAAAAATCTCTCTACGATGTGGTGCTTCTCGACATGAAGATGCCGCGCGTTGACGGCAGGGAAGTTCTTAAATTCATTCAGGAAAATTCTCCCACCACGCATGTAATCATTTTATCTCAGTATGCCGATATAAAGATGGCGGTTGAAACAACAAAACTTGGCGCTTCCGAAGTCCTGGGCAAACCGTATGATATAGATCAGGTTGAACAGACTATTGAACGGGCGATCGAGCGTAAGAAACTTTCCATCGATAATAAGCTGCTACAAACCGAGCTTTCGCGCAAAGCTGGAACAACTGAAATAATCGGATCAAGCCAGGTGATGCAGCACATCATAGAGAACGCAACGAAAGTTGCGCAGAGCGATTCAATTGTTCTTATCACGGGCCCAAGCGGAACGGGAAAAGAATTAATTGCCAATCTAATTCATCGTGCAAGCCCCCGCGCCGATAGACCGTTTGTGCCGGTGAACTGTTCTTCAATTCCCGATACATTGTTGGAGAGTGAACTTTTCGGGCACGAAAAAGGCGCCTTCACAAATGCTTATACAGCTAAACCGGGATTAGTAGAAGTTGCAAACGGCGGTACACTATTTCTTGATGAAGTTGGAGATATAAGTCCGATTATTCAACCCAAACTTCTTCGATTTCTCGAGACCGGAGATTTCAGAAGAGTTGGCGGTACAAATGAATTGCGCGTGAATGTGAGAGTTCTATCTGCAACCAATAAAAATCTTCAGGAAGAATCCCGCGCCGGGCGATTTCGCGAGGATTTGCTTTATCGACTCAACGTGATAACGATAAAAATGCCTTCACTGCGCGAGCACCGCGAAGATATTCCTCTGCTTGTAGAACACTTCCTGAAGAAAAAATCGAAATCAAAAGAGCCCAAAAGATTAACCGATGATGCGTTGAAAGTTTTAATGGCGTACGATTGGCACGGGAACGTACGCGAGCTGGAACACGTGATTGAAGGAACAATAATCCTTTCGCCAAATCAATTGATCGAGGCGAAAGATTTATCTTTGGCAGACCGACAGATCGAATCGACATCAGAATCACTCTCCATCACTTCATTAGAACAACAGCACATCGAAAAAGTTTTGAAAATGTATGGCGGAAACAGAAAAAAAACCGCCGAGGCGCTCGGCATCAGTGAAAAAGGTTTGTACCTCAAGATTAAAGAGTACGGTATAGATGTAGATTAGAAAATTTATTCTTCAATGTTTGCCTTTCCTTCAAATATTTCGTAATTTTCAAGCAATTCATAATCATCGGGGCTATCTCGATTTCCTTATAACTTTTTACTGAAAGTTCCTCCCATGACAAAATTTACTGGTCTGGACTATTATGAAATCGACGGCTTACTTACAGAGGAAGAAATCCTCGTTCGTAATACGGTGCGCGAATTTACCGAAGAGCAAATTCTTCCCATCATCGAGAAAAATTACCGTATCGGAACATTTCCCATGGATCTCATTCCAAAGATGGCTGATCTTGGAATGTTCGGTTCAACTCTACCCGCGAAGTATGGCTGCGCGGAAATGAATAATGTTGCCTACGGTCTGGTGATGCAGGAATTAGAACGCGGCGATAGCGGCATACGCAGTTTCGCTTCGGTGCAAAGTGCATTGGTTATGTATCCTATCTACACTTTCGGCTCCGAGAAGCAAAAAGATTATTGGCTACCCAAATTAGCAACCGGTGAGAGTATTGGTTGCTTCGGATTAACTGAGCCCGATTATGGATCGAATCCCGGGGGTATGATAACAACGGCACAGGATAAAGGTGATCATTATCTTTTGAATGGTGCGAAGATGTGGATTACGAACGGAACAATCGCCGACGTCGCGGTCGTTTGGGCGAAGCTGAACGGGAAAGTACATGGTTTTTTGGTTGAAAAAGGTACACCCGGATTTTCCGCGCCCGAGATGATCGGAAAACATTCGCTTCGTGCCTCGGTTACTTCCGAACTGATTTTTCAGGATGTTAAAATTCCAAAAGAAAATATTTTCCCCAAAACGGATGGATTGAAATCTCCGCTCATGTGTCTGAATCAAGCTCGGTACGGAATTGCATGGGGAGCGATCGGCTCTGCAATGGCGAGTTACAACGCCGCACTCGATTATTCAAAGAGTAGAATCCAATTTGGAAAACCGATTGCATCATTCCAGATGACACAGGAAAAATTAGTCTTCATGATTACCGAAATTACCAAGGCACAACTTCTTTGTCTCCAACTCGGTAGATTGAAGGATAAGCAGACCCTCCGATTTCCGCAGGTATCGCTCGCAAAAAGAAATAATGTTCATGTGGCACTTGAAATAGCACGTATGGCCCGCGAGATTTTAGGCGCTAACGGAATACTCGATGAATATCCGGTCATGCGCCACATGGCAAATCTAGAATCTGTCAAAACATATGAAGGCACACACGAGATGCATACTTTGATTGTGGGTGAAGATATTACGGGGATACAGGCGTTCACATGAGATATCATATATGAGTTATGAGTTATGAGTTATGAGTTATGATGTATGATGTATTAAAAGCTTATAGCCAATAGAAACGCCTAATGACAAATGACAAACAACCAATGATTTTTTAGGAATCAGAAAATGGCAAATAAAAAATTTATCGGTGAAGCAATAACGTTCGACGACGTTCTGCTTGTCCCACAGAAATCAAGCGTACTGCCGCGGGATGTTGATGTAACAACAAAGTTAAGCAGGAATATCATTTTGAATATTCCACTTGTATCTGCGGCTATGGATACGGTAACAGAATCGAAGACAGCAATCGCGCTCGCACGCGAAGGCGGCATCGGTATCATACATAAAAATATGAGTATCGATGAGCAATCAACACAAGTTGACCAAGTTAAAAGATATGAAAGCGGTATGATTCTCGATCCGATTACGATGCGGTCGGATCAAACTGTGGGAGATGCGCTGATTCTTATGAGCAAATATCAAATTTCAGGAATTCCTATCGTCGATGAAATTGGGAAATTAATCGGAATTGTAACTAACCGTGATTTGCGATTCGAACCGAACCGGAAATTAAAAGTGTCGAAGCTAATGACAAGCCGGGGTCTCATTACCGCACCTCTCGGAACTACGATAGAAAAAGCTGAACAACTTTTGCAGAAGTATAGAATTGAAAAGTTACCCGTTGTTGATAAAGCGAATAAATTGCGCGGGCTTTTCACCTTCAAAGATATTCAAAAGAAAAAACATCATCCTAATGCCTGCAAAGATAAGCACGGAAGATTGCGTGTTGGTGCCGCTGTTGGAGTTACAATTGATACAATTGACCGCGTTAGGGCTTTAGTGAAATCCGGGGTTGATGTTGTCATCATCGATACCGCGCATGGTCATTCGCGTGGTGTAATTGAAATGGTGAAGCGCGTGAAGAAAGAATTCGGCACACTTGAATTGGTAGCCGGTAATGTTGGGACTGCAGAAGGAACGCGCGATCTGATAAGAGCGGGAGTGGATGCGGTGAAAATCGGGATTGGACCCGGTTCTATCTGTACAACACGGATAATTGCCGGTGTAGGCGTTCCGCAGGTAACGGCTATTTATGAATGCGCGAAAATTGCATCGCGTTCAAGGATTCCTCTTATCGCGGATGGCGGGATTAAACAGACAGGAGATATCGCAAAAGCAATTGCGGCAGGTGCCGATTCGGTGATGATAGGGGGTCTGTTTGCAGGTGTTGATGAAAGTCCTGGAGAAAAAGTTTTATACGAAGGGCGCAGTTATAAAATTTACAGGGGAATGGGTTCAATAGAATCGATGAAAAAAGGAAGCAGCGACAGATATTTCCAGGATGCCGAAGAAGGATTGCCTAAATTAGTGCCCGAAGGGATTGAAGGTAGAGTTCCGTATAAAGGTGAATTAGTCGACACGGTGCTTCAAATGATTGGTGGTTTGCGTGCAGCGATGGGTTATTGCGGATGCAAGAATATAAATGAGATGAAAAGAAAAACTCAATTTATTAAAATGTCTGAAGCAGGTTTGCGTGAAAGTCATCCTCACGATATTTCAATAACCAAAGAAGCTCCAAATTATCATATTTAACTGAGCATAAACTACTCCCGCTGATTTTCCATGAAACAGGAATATGTTTTTCTAAGGAAGCGTTTACATTCACTCCGGGAAATTCTTACATCGATGAATCTCGATTGCTTCTTGATCACCTTTCAACCGCATCTCAGATACATTACAGGTTTTTCAGGTTCAAGCGGACTTGCTATGGTTACCCGATCGGGTGCATATATCATCACGGATGGGAGGTACGCTACTCAGATTCGAAATCAAACTCACGGTTGGAAAATATTTATCACCTCTCAAGATCTGTTCGAAGCGTTGAGAGATACTAAGTTATTACGCCCGCACATGCGAATCGGTTTCGATGGGAATACGTTGGTTTTTTCTCAATTCAAGCGATTGAAAAATATATTTCCAAAGATTATATTTTTACCGAAAGCTGATGCTATAGAGCGGATTGCGATCCGGAAGGATGAAACCGAAATTACCGCCATTAAACACGCGGCTGAAATTACAGATCGGGTTTTCACTGAAATTTTGCAAATTCTTAAACCGGGCGTGAGTGAACTCGATATCGCTGCCGAGATATCATACCGTCATAAAATACACGGCGCCGAAGGTGACGCTTTTCCATCTATAGTTGCAAGCGGACATAGAAGCGCCTTGCCTCACGGACTAGCATCTGAAAATAAAATTAAAAAAGGCGATCTGGTCACTTTAGATTTTGGTTCTATTTATTGCGGTTATCACTGTGATATGACAAGAACGGTTGGAATCGGTTCTCTGCCGGCAAAAGCAAAAAAAATATATCAGGTTGTTCTCGATGCCCAAATGAATGCAATCGAATTTGCAACATCCGATAAAACCGCAAAAGAAGTAGATCATGTCGCCCGTCAGCATATCACAAAATCCGGATTCGGAAAATATTTCAGACATTCGTTAGGACATGGAATCGGACTTCAAATTCATGAACAACCGCGACTTTCGGTCCTGAGCAAAGCGGTACTTCAACCGGGAAATGTAGTTACGATAGAACCCGGAATTTACATACCCGATTTCGGCGGTGTCCGAATCGAAGACGATATTGTTATTACAAACGGTTACCCGGAGATTCTGAATAAATCTCCGAAAGAATTAATAATCTTATAACTAAAAATATCTGTGACTGATTCATCTGTAAAATTAAGAAATGTACTTGTGATCGCTTATTATTTCCCGCCGATGGGTTTGAGCGGTGTGCAACGCACGCTGAAATTTGTGAAATATCTTCCTCAGTTCGGCTGGCAGCCCACCGTGTTAACCGTTACTCCAACCGGATATTACGCTCACGATTATACACTGTTAGAAGAGTTGCATCCTCATCATGTTGAGATAGAAAGGATGGGTTCACTCGATCCCAACCGATTGTTCCGGAAAAAAGGTGTTGTGAAGTTGCCTTCGGAATTCTGGCGGAAAATATTTTCATTTTTAAGCGATTGCTTTTTTATACCGGATAATAAAATAGGGTGGAAGAGACAGGCGATGAAAAAAGCCGACGAATTGTTCGCGAAGAAAAATTTCGATGTTATTTTCGCAACAGCGCCACCGTTTACGGATTTCATCATCGGGACCGAGCTTCATAAAAAATACAACAAACCGCTAGTGATCGATTATCGCGATCCGTGGCACGATTACCCGTACAAATATTATCCCACTCCATTACATAAATTATTCAATTATAAATTGGAGAAAAAGACTCTGCGTGCAAGTGCCCGTATTCTGGTTACCAACCGGCGGACAAAAGAATTGATCCTCAAACGGTATAAATTTTTAGAATACGGCGACATAACGATTTTATCGCAGGGATACGATCCGGCAGATCTCACAACCGATCCGAAAATACATATCGATAAGTCAAATCGGATGCGTATCGCTCATGCGGGAGTATTCTATGCCGACAGAACTCCCAGATACATGTTGGAGGCGATGAAAAATTTATTCCATTTAAAACCTGAGTTAAAAAATCAGATCGAGCTTTATTTGATCGGAACGCTACAAGATGAATTTGTGAAGCTAATACACAAATACGGGCTCGAGGGAAATGTGGTAACAACAGGTTATCTGGATCATGCGCATTGTATTCATCATTTGAAGGTCTCCGATGTACTTTGGCTTACTTTAAATAACGATACTCAATCGCCGGGCAAGCTGTATGAATATCTTGGGCTTATGAAACCTGTTTTGGGCTGTCTGCCGGATGGATTTGTCAGTCAAACTCTTAAAGAAGCAGGTGGTGCATTGATAGTACCCCCGGACGATGTAAACAAAATACAATCCGCGCTAACACAATTATATGATATGTATAAATCGAAAAAAATGATTGCTCCCCCAAAAGATATCGTTGCTAAATATGACCGCATCGACCTGACAAATGAACTTTCTAAAATGTTTGGTTTTTTGGTGAACGAATGAAAATCCTGGTTATCGGCTCCGGCGGTAGGGAACATGCTTTGATATGGAAGATTCGGCAATCTCCCGGCATTGAAAAAATATTTTGCGCTCCCGGCAACGCAGGTATATCTTCAATGGCAGAAAATGTTCCGATCAAAGCAGATGATCTTGATGCTCTATTAAAATTTTCGATTGAGAATAAAATAGACCTGACAGTTGTAGGATCTGAGCAGCCATTAACATCAGGGATTGTTGACCTCTTTGAGAAAAACGGATTGAAGATATTCGGTCCAACCGCGAGCGCGGCAGAGTTAGAAGGAAGTAAAGTGTTTGCCAAACATTTTATGAAAAAATATCGAATCCCGACGGCTGAATTCCGTTCATTCACAATCTCGGAACAATACGATGCTCAACGATACATCAATGAAATTCCGACTCCAGTAGTCGTCAAAGCAGATGGATTAGCGGCCGGTAAGGGAGTTGCGGTTTGTGATACAAAAGAAGATGCCCT
Protein-coding sequences here:
- a CDS encoding T9SS type A sorting domain-containing protein, producing the protein MHFLSKLFLFLICITPFCFTQEIRFENYSKAQEISTVPEDSLWDDRFYLAGITGPVYAIVANGSDIYVGGSFTYAGKVRVNNIAKWDGNNWSALGTGMDYEVRTIAVLGSEIYAGGNFTTAGGVIANHIAKWNGTNWSSLGLGANDIVWSLAKIGNDLYAGGSFDSAGGLKVNHIAKWNGGAWSSLGVGINAGYNASVYALAVIGTDLYAGGSFDSAGNVNAYHIAKWDGIKWDSLGHGLGPHSWGVKSLAVMGPDLFVGGNFYKNGGAPASCIAKWNGTNWEELGTGINNFVNALAVVGMNLYAGGTFTNAGGIISRYIAKWDGSNWSSIGYGVGALVNALAVSGEDLYVGGEFGYVGGEFWTTEAVQARYIAKWSNSSWSVVHENIGTYAGIDKNGGYNSYVYTMTSKGNELYVGGSFDLAGGVKVKNIAQWDGTNWFPLGTGVNGDVRALAVIGTDLYVGGNFDSAGGQKAKGIAKWNGSGWSPLGGGVNGFVTALVSNGAELYVAGTFDSAGHESARNIARWDGTNWFPIAEGIHLTGSYGIRSLAVVGTNLFAGGSFDTAGVLPAQNIARWDGISWSALGTGIIGEFVSSLAVMGTDLYVGGDFSDAGGVNTISLAKWNGQDWSAIDGIEYEYSGYDYLSALTVVGTDLYVGGLFRLIGSANYDRLAKWDGTNWSGLGSGVGGAVWALNNFNNTLFVGGHFDFAGGKPSANIACWRGVGITSINESFSILPEQFTLSQNYPNPFNPTTTIKYQLPSESQVTLKIYNTLGQVVVTLVDEIEPGGYKSVEWNADMLASGVYFCRFEAAGVGKQTQYFSFIKKMLLLK
- a CDS encoding response regulator → MAEKSRILVVDDEEALRTVLSSELVNAGYEVDTASDGDDAISVVQNKRFNLVLLDIKMPKVDGFEVLKFIKKNLPTTKVIMLTGFADLKNAIESKKHGAEDFVSKPYDLVDLLTTIERVLTE
- a CDS encoding sigma-54-dependent Fis family transcriptional regulator, which translates into the protein MAQRYKILIVDDEVALITLLKEELQDAGGYEVDLAFDGVEAINLIQKSLYDVVLLDMKMPRVDGREVLKFIQENSPTTHVIILSQYADIKMAVETTKLGASEVLGKPYDIDQVEQTIERAIERKKLSIDNKLLQTELSRKAGTTEIIGSSQVMQHIIENATKVAQSDSIVLITGPSGTGKELIANLIHRASPRADRPFVPVNCSSIPDTLLESELFGHEKGAFTNAYTAKPGLVEVANGGTLFLDEVGDISPIIQPKLLRFLETGDFRRVGGTNELRVNVRVLSATNKNLQEESRAGRFREDLLYRLNVITIKMPSLREHREDIPLLVEHFLKKKSKSKEPKRLTDDALKVLMAYDWHGNVRELEHVIEGTIILSPNQLIEAKDLSLADRQIESTSESLSITSLEQQHIEKVLKMYGGNRKKTAEALGISEKGLYLKIKEYGIDVD
- a CDS encoding acyl-CoA dehydrogenase family protein, producing MTKFTGLDYYEIDGLLTEEEILVRNTVREFTEEQILPIIEKNYRIGTFPMDLIPKMADLGMFGSTLPAKYGCAEMNNVAYGLVMQELERGDSGIRSFASVQSALVMYPIYTFGSEKQKDYWLPKLATGESIGCFGLTEPDYGSNPGGMITTAQDKGDHYLLNGAKMWITNGTIADVAVVWAKLNGKVHGFLVEKGTPGFSAPEMIGKHSLRASVTSELIFQDVKIPKENIFPKTDGLKSPLMCLNQARYGIAWGAIGSAMASYNAALDYSKSRIQFGKPIASFQMTQEKLVFMITEITKAQLLCLQLGRLKDKQTLRFPQVSLAKRNNVHVALEIARMAREILGANGILDEYPVMRHMANLESVKTYEGTHEMHTLIVGEDITGIQAFT
- the guaB gene encoding IMP dehydrogenase; translation: MANKKFIGEAITFDDVLLVPQKSSVLPRDVDVTTKLSRNIILNIPLVSAAMDTVTESKTAIALAREGGIGIIHKNMSIDEQSTQVDQVKRYESGMILDPITMRSDQTVGDALILMSKYQISGIPIVDEIGKLIGIVTNRDLRFEPNRKLKVSKLMTSRGLITAPLGTTIEKAEQLLQKYRIEKLPVVDKANKLRGLFTFKDIQKKKHHPNACKDKHGRLRVGAAVGVTIDTIDRVRALVKSGVDVVIIDTAHGHSRGVIEMVKRVKKEFGTLELVAGNVGTAEGTRDLIRAGVDAVKIGIGPGSICTTRIIAGVGVPQVTAIYECAKIASRSRIPLIADGGIKQTGDIAKAIAAGADSVMIGGLFAGVDESPGEKVLYEGRSYKIYRGMGSIESMKKGSSDRYFQDAEEGLPKLVPEGIEGRVPYKGELVDTVLQMIGGLRAAMGYCGCKNINEMKRKTQFIKMSEAGLRESHPHDISITKEAPNYHI
- a CDS encoding aminopeptidase P family protein — translated: MKQEYVFLRKRLHSLREILTSMNLDCFLITFQPHLRYITGFSGSSGLAMVTRSGAYIITDGRYATQIRNQTHGWKIFITSQDLFEALRDTKLLRPHMRIGFDGNTLVFSQFKRLKNIFPKIIFLPKADAIERIAIRKDETEITAIKHAAEITDRVFTEILQILKPGVSELDIAAEISYRHKIHGAEGDAFPSIVASGHRSALPHGLASENKIKKGDLVTLDFGSIYCGYHCDMTRTVGIGSLPAKAKKIYQVVLDAQMNAIEFATSDKTAKEVDHVARQHITKSGFGKYFRHSLGHGIGLQIHEQPRLSVLSKAVLQPGNVVTIEPGIYIPDFGGVRIEDDIVITNGYPEILNKSPKELIIL
- a CDS encoding glycosyltransferase, whose amino-acid sequence is MTDSSVKLRNVLVIAYYFPPMGLSGVQRTLKFVKYLPQFGWQPTVLTVTPTGYYAHDYTLLEELHPHHVEIERMGSLDPNRLFRKKGVVKLPSEFWRKIFSFLSDCFFIPDNKIGWKRQAMKKADELFAKKNFDVIFATAPPFTDFIIGTELHKKYNKPLVIDYRDPWHDYPYKYYPTPLHKLFNYKLEKKTLRASARILVTNRRTKELILKRYKFLEYGDITILSQGYDPADLTTDPKIHIDKSNRMRIAHAGVFYADRTPRYMLEAMKNLFHLKPELKNQIELYLIGTLQDEFVKLIHKYGLEGNVVTTGYLDHAHCIHHLKVSDVLWLTLNNDTQSPGKLYEYLGLMKPVLGCLPDGFVSQTLKEAGGALIVPPDDVNKIQSALTQLYDMYKSKKMIAPPKDIVAKYDRIDLTNELSKMFGFLVNE